A portion of the Natronococcus sp. AD-5 genome contains these proteins:
- a CDS encoding GNAT family N-acetyltransferase — protein sequence MGMTDPLSIEESDRTSIYEYVEAHGAVDRDRARAELFPPDPPGEPQHSRAFQHNLAILKRDGYLEEDENGTLRIAIDAADEEEFTADDVAVTIRPARQEDLSGIVGAMRRVVEEMTYIEAETVADELDHEDVLLRHNEFESRMFFVATVDDDVVGWAHLHTPNLEKLSHTAELTVGVLEEYRGMGIGSQLLDRALEWVRSRGHEKVYQSVPSTNEDAIEFFEDRGWEIESVRENHYKLGDEYIDEVMMGIVL from the coding sequence ATGGGTATGACTGATCCGCTTTCGATCGAGGAGAGCGACCGGACGAGCATCTACGAGTACGTCGAGGCCCACGGCGCGGTCGATCGGGACCGGGCCCGGGCGGAACTGTTTCCGCCCGACCCGCCGGGCGAGCCGCAGCACTCGCGGGCGTTCCAGCACAACCTCGCGATCCTGAAGCGGGACGGCTACCTCGAGGAGGACGAGAACGGGACGCTGCGCATCGCGATCGACGCGGCCGACGAGGAGGAGTTCACCGCCGACGACGTGGCGGTCACGATCAGACCGGCACGTCAGGAGGACCTCTCGGGGATCGTCGGCGCGATGCGACGCGTCGTCGAGGAGATGACGTACATCGAAGCCGAGACCGTCGCGGACGAACTCGACCACGAGGACGTCCTGCTCCGGCACAACGAGTTCGAGTCCCGAATGTTCTTCGTCGCGACCGTCGACGACGACGTCGTCGGCTGGGCGCACCTCCACACCCCGAACCTCGAGAAGCTTTCCCACACGGCGGAGCTCACGGTCGGCGTGCTCGAGGAGTACCGCGGGATGGGGATCGGCAGTCAACTCCTCGACCGCGCGCTCGAGTGGGTTCGCTCGCGGGGCCACGAGAAAGTGTACCAGAGCGTTCCCTCGACCAACGAGGACGCGATCGAGTTCTTCGAGGACCGAGGCTGGGAGATCGAATCCGTCCGCGAGAACCACTACAAACTCGGGGACGAGTACATCGACGAGGTGATGATGGGGATCGTACTGTAG
- a CDS encoding FAD-binding and (Fe-S)-binding domain-containing protein — protein sequence MTAHTSPSHGDPAADDRANYDYCSDDVDRPALVSDLEALVDCDVRFDSYSRELYATDASAYEVTPIGVVLPESTADVVGVVEYCAEREIPVLPRGGGTSLAGQSVNRAVVLDFTRHMNEILEIDPDGRTATVQPGTILGTLNEALAPHDLKFAPDPAWGDKSAIGGAIGNNSTGSHSLKYGKTDAYVESCEVVLADGTVAEFGEVTLEEIAGRADPDGDLEARIYAVVQRILEEEADVVEDAYPDLKRNVSGYNLDRLVAEARGETLPGGEETGEPGTVNLARLLAGSEGTLAVVTEATVSLEPVPETKAVSLLCYQDLHEAMEDVEPILAHEPAAVEVLDDVLIDLARDTAEFGPVTEMLPDGTNAVLLVEFYAADAADGREQVAGLLADRCPSATAEGEPADDAPQTGAEPIALEALEAYEKAERAQLWKLRKSGLPILLSRTTDEKHISFIEDTGIPPERLPEFVEGFEAILEDHDTYASFYAHAGPGVLHVRPLINTKTEVGLDRLHGIADDVTDLVVDLGGSVSGEHGDGRARTQWNHKLYGDRIWETFQELKTAFDPDWILNPGQVVFRDDDPTDLRDHLRFDPDYEFDPGFEPELAWENDNGFRGMAELCHGCGGCRGEQETTGGVMCPTFRASREEITSTRGRANALRQAMSGDLEPGEAFSDEFVEEVMALCIGCKGCAIDCPSEVDMAKLKAEVTHEYHQRNGATLRDRLFANVATLSRWGSKLAPFSNAAPKLPGARKLLEAAVGIEPSRPLPSFHPEPFQNWFERRGGARVPEADADRKAVVYPDPYTNYSHPEAGKAAVRVLEAAGVHVTVPDDLDDTGRPAFSKGFLERAGETARENVRSLAPLVEEGWDVVVIEPSDAVMFQQDYLDLLSDGGASTLSNAAYGVCEYVDVFRLDERIGFDADRANADLTYHGHCHQKATAKDHHAVGVLRRAGYRVDPLDSGCCGMAGSFGYEAEHASMSDAIARILYDQVDESDGDRVVAPGASCRTQLENRPSETEKPSTPIELVAEALE from the coding sequence ATGACAGCGCACACCTCTCCGTCCCACGGCGATCCGGCAGCCGACGACCGGGCGAACTACGATTACTGTAGCGACGACGTCGATCGACCCGCGCTCGTCTCCGACCTCGAGGCGCTCGTCGACTGTGACGTGCGATTCGATTCCTACTCCCGCGAACTGTACGCGACCGACGCGAGCGCCTACGAGGTGACGCCCATCGGGGTCGTCCTCCCCGAGTCGACGGCCGACGTCGTCGGCGTCGTCGAGTACTGCGCCGAGCGCGAGATTCCGGTCCTCCCGCGGGGCGGGGGGACGAGTCTCGCCGGCCAGAGCGTCAACCGCGCGGTCGTCCTGGACTTCACCCGGCACATGAACGAGATCCTCGAGATCGATCCCGACGGCCGGACCGCGACCGTCCAGCCGGGGACGATCCTCGGGACGTTAAACGAGGCGCTCGCGCCCCACGACCTCAAGTTCGCGCCGGATCCCGCCTGGGGGGACAAGAGCGCGATCGGCGGCGCGATCGGCAACAACTCGACGGGCTCGCACTCCCTGAAGTACGGCAAGACCGACGCCTACGTCGAGTCCTGCGAGGTCGTCCTCGCCGACGGCACCGTCGCCGAGTTCGGGGAGGTCACCCTCGAGGAGATCGCCGGCCGCGCCGATCCCGACGGCGACCTCGAAGCGCGGATCTACGCGGTGGTCCAGCGGATCCTCGAGGAGGAGGCGGACGTCGTCGAGGACGCCTATCCGGACCTCAAGCGAAACGTCTCGGGGTACAACCTCGATCGACTCGTCGCGGAAGCCCGCGGCGAGACGCTCCCCGGCGGCGAAGAGACCGGCGAACCGGGAACCGTCAACCTCGCGCGCCTGTTGGCCGGCAGCGAGGGGACGCTCGCGGTCGTCACCGAGGCGACGGTGTCGCTCGAGCCCGTCCCCGAGACGAAGGCGGTCTCCCTGCTGTGCTACCAGGACCTTCACGAGGCGATGGAGGACGTCGAGCCCATCCTCGCCCACGAGCCCGCCGCGGTCGAGGTGCTCGACGACGTGCTGATCGACCTCGCGCGCGACACCGCCGAGTTCGGCCCGGTCACCGAGATGCTTCCGGACGGAACGAACGCCGTCCTGCTGGTCGAGTTCTACGCCGCCGACGCCGCCGACGGCCGCGAGCAGGTCGCCGGCCTGCTGGCCGACCGCTGTCCGAGCGCGACGGCCGAGGGCGAGCCGGCCGACGACGCCCCGCAGACCGGCGCCGAGCCGATCGCGCTCGAGGCGCTCGAGGCCTACGAGAAGGCGGAACGAGCCCAGCTCTGGAAACTGCGCAAGTCCGGGCTCCCGATCCTGCTCTCGCGGACGACCGACGAGAAGCACATCTCCTTCATCGAGGACACCGGGATTCCGCCGGAACGGCTGCCGGAGTTCGTCGAGGGATTCGAGGCGATTCTCGAGGACCACGACACCTACGCCAGCTTCTACGCCCACGCGGGACCCGGCGTCCTCCACGTCCGGCCGCTCATCAACACGAAGACCGAGGTGGGACTCGACCGGCTCCACGGCATCGCCGACGACGTCACCGACCTCGTGGTCGACCTCGGCGGCTCCGTCTCGGGCGAACACGGCGACGGCCGCGCGCGCACCCAGTGGAATCACAAGCTCTACGGCGACCGGATCTGGGAGACGTTCCAGGAGCTGAAGACCGCGTTCGATCCCGACTGGATCCTCAACCCCGGGCAGGTCGTCTTCCGAGATGACGATCCGACCGACCTGCGGGACCACCTCCGGTTCGACCCCGACTACGAGTTCGATCCCGGCTTCGAGCCCGAACTCGCGTGGGAGAACGACAACGGGTTTCGGGGGATGGCCGAGCTCTGTCACGGCTGCGGCGGCTGTCGCGGCGAACAGGAGACGACCGGCGGCGTGATGTGCCCGACCTTCCGGGCGAGCCGCGAGGAGATCACCAGCACGCGCGGCCGGGCGAACGCGCTCCGGCAGGCGATGAGCGGCGACCTCGAGCCGGGGGAGGCGTTCTCCGACGAGTTCGTCGAGGAGGTGATGGCCCTCTGCATCGGCTGCAAGGGCTGCGCCATCGACTGCCCGAGCGAGGTCGACATGGCGAAGCTCAAGGCCGAGGTGACCCACGAGTACCACCAGCGAAACGGCGCGACGCTCCGCGACCGGCTCTTCGCCAACGTCGCGACGCTCTCGCGGTGGGGGTCCAAGCTCGCGCCGTTCTCGAACGCCGCCCCGAAGCTGCCGGGCGCCCGGAAGCTGCTCGAGGCGGCCGTCGGAATCGAGCCGAGCCGCCCGCTGCCGTCGTTTCACCCGGAACCGTTCCAGAACTGGTTCGAGCGGCGAGGCGGGGCTCGCGTCCCCGAGGCCGACGCCGACCGAAAGGCCGTCGTCTACCCCGACCCGTACACGAACTACAGCCACCCCGAGGCGGGGAAGGCGGCCGTTCGCGTGCTCGAGGCCGCGGGCGTCCACGTCACGGTCCCCGACGACCTGGACGACACGGGCCGGCCGGCGTTCTCGAAGGGCTTCCTCGAGCGGGCCGGGGAGACGGCCCGGGAGAACGTCCGCTCGCTCGCGCCCCTCGTCGAGGAGGGCTGGGACGTGGTCGTCATCGAGCCCTCGGACGCGGTCATGTTCCAGCAGGATTACCTCGACCTGCTGTCGGACGGGGGTGCATCGACGCTTTCGAACGCCGCGTACGGCGTCTGCGAGTACGTCGACGTCTTCCGGCTGGACGAACGGATCGGGTTCGACGCCGACCGGGCGAACGCGGACCTGACCTACCACGGCCACTGCCACCAGAAGGCGACGGCGAAAGACCACCACGCGGTCGGGGTGCTCCGCCGGGCGGGCTACCGCGTCGATCCGCTCGACTCCGGCTGCTGCGGGATGGCCGGGAGCTTCGGCTACGAGGCCGAACACGCCTCGATGAGCGACGCCATCGCGCGAATTCTGTACGATCAGGTCGACGAGAGCGACGGCGACCGCGTCGTCGCCCCCGGCGCGTCGTGTCGAACCCAGCTCGAGAACCGGCCGTCGGAAACCGAGAAGCCGTCGACCCCGATCGAACTGGTCGCCGAGGCGCTCGAGTAA
- a CDS encoding SDR family NAD(P)-dependent oxidoreductase: MRLENETALITGAASGIGRATAERFAAEGARVIVTDIDSDGGERVVAALEDEGADAEFHDLDVTDSEEFHAVVGAVAGEYGLDVIVNNAGTGHPSARLEDTDESMRDFVIDVNVKGVWNGCHAALPHMKEQGRGAIVNVGSLASLLGLPKQAAYSLSKGAVLNLTRAVAAEAGPYGVRANTVCPGFTDTSLLEQYLAAQDDPEAAREEMAAEYPLKRLGEPEEVADAILFLASDEASFVSGHGLVVDGGFSTC, encoded by the coding sequence ATGCGACTCGAGAACGAGACGGCGCTCATCACCGGAGCAGCCTCGGGAATCGGACGCGCGACGGCCGAACGCTTCGCGGCGGAAGGCGCGCGGGTCATCGTCACCGACATCGACAGCGACGGCGGAGAGCGGGTCGTCGCCGCCCTTGAGGACGAGGGGGCCGACGCGGAGTTTCACGACCTCGACGTCACCGACAGCGAGGAGTTTCACGCGGTCGTCGGCGCGGTCGCCGGGGAGTACGGCCTCGACGTCATCGTCAACAACGCGGGGACCGGACATCCGTCGGCGCGTCTCGAGGACACCGACGAGTCGATGCGGGACTTCGTCATCGACGTCAACGTCAAGGGCGTCTGGAACGGCTGTCACGCGGCGCTGCCGCACATGAAAGAGCAGGGCCGCGGCGCGATCGTCAACGTCGGGTCGCTGGCGAGCCTTCTCGGACTCCCCAAGCAGGCGGCCTACTCGCTGAGCAAGGGAGCCGTCCTGAACCTGACCCGCGCCGTCGCGGCCGAGGCGGGACCGTACGGCGTCCGCGCGAATACGGTCTGTCCGGGCTTTACCGACACGTCGCTGCTCGAGCAGTACCTGGCCGCCCAGGACGACCCCGAGGCGGCCCGCGAGGAGATGGCCGCGGAGTACCCGCTCAAGCGACTCGGCGAACCCGAGGAGGTCGCCGACGCGATTCTGTTCCTCGCCAGCGACGAGGCCTCGTTCGTCAGCGGCCACGGACTGGTCGTCGACGGCGGCTTCTCGACCTGCTGA
- the ahbB gene encoding siroheme decarboxylase subunit beta, which produces MSNLSEDWLEAIDDVDAAIVDGYQSGVPVEERPFRRIGDSLGIDEDEALGRVARLIETGIVRRFGAVLNPPVIGSSTLAAVQAPEDRLEEVAAIVNEYRQINHNYARDHEWNMWFVVTAGSRETRDEIIAEIERRTGCEVLVLPMLTDYYIDLEFPVVNADRFARESAAPPAAESATGETVSRESLEAGTNASATRISEDATEDLSPFDAELLLEIQDGFPLSKTPYRDVADRLEADVDAVLEAIERLRTNGCIKRIGCVVNHVVTGFDANCMVVWDVPDDELDERGERAGGLPYVTLCYHRPRRPERDWPYNLFTMIHGRDPGAVDEKIDELASEYLPVDHERLYSTETLKQTGARYDELIGGS; this is translated from the coding sequence ATGAGCAACCTGTCGGAGGACTGGCTCGAGGCCATCGACGACGTGGACGCGGCCATCGTCGACGGCTATCAGAGCGGCGTTCCGGTCGAAGAACGGCCGTTTCGTCGCATCGGCGACTCGCTGGGGATCGACGAGGACGAGGCCCTCGGGCGCGTCGCGCGCCTCATCGAAACGGGGATCGTCCGCCGGTTCGGCGCCGTTCTCAACCCGCCCGTGATCGGTTCCTCGACGCTCGCGGCGGTGCAGGCGCCCGAGGACCGCCTCGAGGAGGTCGCGGCGATCGTCAACGAGTACCGACAGATCAACCACAACTACGCCCGGGATCACGAGTGGAACATGTGGTTCGTCGTCACCGCGGGGTCGCGAGAAACGCGCGACGAGATCATCGCGGAGATCGAGCGCCGAACCGGCTGCGAGGTGCTCGTGCTCCCGATGCTCACCGACTACTACATCGACCTCGAGTTCCCGGTCGTCAACGCCGACCGGTTCGCGCGGGAAAGCGCGGCTCCACCAGCCGCGGAATCGGCAACCGGTGAAACCGTGAGCCGCGAGAGCCTCGAAGCGGGGACGAACGCCTCGGCGACCCGAATCAGCGAGGACGCAACCGAGGATCTGTCGCCGTTCGACGCCGAACTGTTACTCGAGATCCAGGACGGGTTCCCCCTCTCGAAAACGCCGTACCGCGACGTCGCCGACCGGCTCGAGGCCGACGTCGACGCGGTGCTCGAGGCGATCGAGCGATTGCGGACGAACGGCTGCATCAAACGGATCGGCTGCGTCGTCAACCACGTCGTCACCGGCTTCGACGCGAACTGCATGGTCGTCTGGGACGTGCCGGACGACGAACTCGACGAGCGCGGCGAGCGGGCGGGCGGACTCCCGTACGTCACGCTCTGTTACCACCGTCCGCGTCGGCCCGAACGGGACTGGCCGTACAACCTGTTCACGATGATCCACGGCCGGGACCCCGGCGCCGTCGACGAGAAGATCGACGAACTGGCGTCGGAGTACCTCCCCGTCGATCACGAGCGGCTGTACTCGACGGAGACGCTGAAACAGACGGGGGCGCGGTACGACGAACTGATCGGCGGCTCCTGA
- a CDS encoding anthranilate phosphoribosyltransferase, with translation MAQTSQEFGEWPLKRLMTEVVGSGPKSADDMTREQACEALQRILAGEPDETTLGAFWLANRWKRNNPVELAAYTDVMREESVVTAEPDCDPVDCGANYDGKHTSALLGVGAGVVAAAAGTPVVAHSGDRVPTQKETAYKHVLDELGVRTDLTPAESADMVDETGFGFYYQPAFNGGIQDLFDRRDEMGVRTFVNTIETVANPANADVHLGSFYHLAFAKKMTDLIKESERLDYSRAIFFQGMEGYDDIRPGYTKVAEWDADGGTDDESFEDYEIETANYGMDMESEDLAVDDVTADSATITAEVLAGEREDHFADAIALNGAFRMYARRDVDSLEDGLKRTRAVIEDGSAEAALEELRDF, from the coding sequence ATGGCGCAGACATCCCAGGAGTTCGGCGAGTGGCCGCTCAAACGGCTGATGACCGAGGTCGTCGGCTCGGGTCCGAAGTCGGCGGACGACATGACCCGCGAGCAGGCATGCGAAGCCTTGCAACGCATCCTCGCGGGCGAACCCGACGAGACGACCCTCGGCGCGTTCTGGCTGGCGAACCGCTGGAAGCGCAACAATCCCGTGGAGCTGGCCGCCTACACGGACGTCATGCGCGAGGAGTCGGTCGTCACCGCCGAGCCGGACTGCGACCCGGTCGACTGCGGCGCGAACTACGACGGCAAGCACACGTCGGCCCTGCTCGGCGTCGGTGCCGGCGTCGTCGCGGCCGCCGCCGGAACGCCGGTCGTCGCCCACTCCGGCGACCGCGTTCCGACGCAGAAGGAGACGGCCTACAAGCACGTCCTCGACGAGCTGGGCGTTCGAACCGACCTCACGCCCGCGGAGAGCGCCGACATGGTCGACGAGACCGGCTTCGGCTTCTACTACCAGCCCGCGTTCAACGGCGGCATTCAGGATCTCTTCGATCGGCGCGACGAGATGGGCGTCCGGACGTTCGTCAACACCATCGAGACGGTCGCCAACCCCGCGAACGCCGACGTCCACCTCGGCTCGTTCTACCACCTCGCGTTCGCGAAGAAGATGACCGACCTCATCAAGGAGAGCGAGCGACTCGACTACTCCAGGGCGATCTTCTTCCAGGGAATGGAGGGCTACGACGACATCCGGCCCGGCTACACGAAGGTTGCGGAATGGGATGCGGACGGCGGAACCGACGACGAGTCATTCGAGGACTACGAGATCGAAACCGCGAACTACGGGATGGACATGGAGAGCGAGGACCTGGCGGTCGACGACGTGACGGCCGACTCCGCGACGATCACGGCGGAAGTCCTCGCCGGCGAGCGCGAGGACCACTTCGCCGACGCCATCGCCCTCAACGGCGCGTTCCGGATGTACGCCCGTCGGGACGTCGACTCGCTCGAGGACGGCCTCAAGCGGACCCGGGCGGTTATCGAGGACGGCAGCGCCGAGGCCGCCCTCGAGGAACTTCGCGACTTCTGA
- a CDS encoding L-lactate permease yields the protein MVMDVLAAALPLLVVAVLLVGLLWPAARAMPIAWAVALVVGFVWWNNSPAHLAGASIVGVMTALEILWIVFGALVLLYTLMQAGAFDRINRGFAAVSDDRRVQIVLLAFFLATFIEGAAGFGTPAAVVAPLLLALGFPALAAVIAALIGHIIAVTYGAVGTPIIVGIRQPLGLSYEDRIVNEGGMTVAEYANEVAAWAATYHALVGFVMPLFAVGMVVYFFGPREERSIRPALEVAPLCLFAGIAFAVPYWISAWFLTAEFPSLIGAMVGGAITVALLRAGYFVPEETWDFPPREEWPDHWVGTIEPESDEINGPDGNDGTSMSLLKAWSPYVVLVALLVITRVWEPITAFLSDPNVGVDVVTPVGEFTLGIILAWNDILGQGLGSEIAWVNVPGFWLVLSALVAIPLFGMTGRQVRDAWVEAGEKLVSPFIALVFVIAMVQVMLLSGDAPGASFDRSMIELLAVTTANVVGPAYPFIAALIGGLGAAMAGSNTVSNITFGGFQFTAAHELGLPSQIMVGTQAVGGAVGNLVAIHNVVAALATVGLVGQEGRVIRLNLIPLLYYAALVGLLAMLFVYVMPDVLPAVFDVY from the coding sequence ATGGTGATGGACGTCCTCGCGGCGGCGCTTCCGCTGCTGGTCGTTGCGGTGTTACTCGTCGGGCTGCTGTGGCCGGCGGCGCGAGCGATGCCGATCGCCTGGGCGGTCGCGCTCGTCGTCGGATTCGTCTGGTGGAACAATTCGCCGGCGCACCTCGCGGGGGCGTCGATCGTCGGCGTGATGACCGCCCTCGAGATCCTCTGGATCGTCTTCGGCGCGCTGGTGTTGCTCTACACGCTGATGCAGGCCGGCGCGTTCGACCGGATCAACAGGGGGTTCGCGGCCGTCTCCGACGACCGACGGGTCCAGATCGTCCTGCTCGCGTTCTTCCTCGCGACGTTCATCGAGGGAGCCGCGGGGTTCGGAACGCCCGCGGCGGTTGTCGCGCCGCTGTTGCTCGCGCTCGGGTTCCCGGCGCTGGCCGCGGTGATCGCGGCGCTGATCGGGCACATCATCGCCGTCACGTACGGCGCGGTCGGGACGCCGATCATCGTCGGGATTCGACAGCCGCTCGGACTCTCCTACGAGGACCGGATCGTCAACGAAGGCGGGATGACCGTCGCCGAGTACGCGAACGAGGTCGCGGCGTGGGCGGCGACCTACCACGCGCTGGTCGGCTTCGTCATGCCGCTGTTCGCCGTCGGGATGGTCGTCTACTTCTTCGGGCCGCGCGAGGAGCGATCGATCCGACCGGCGCTCGAGGTCGCGCCGCTGTGTCTGTTCGCCGGGATCGCCTTCGCGGTCCCCTACTGGATCTCGGCGTGGTTCCTCACCGCCGAGTTCCCGTCGCTGATCGGGGCGATGGTCGGCGGCGCGATCACCGTGGCGCTGTTGCGCGCCGGCTACTTCGTCCCCGAGGAGACGTGGGACTTCCCGCCGCGCGAGGAGTGGCCCGATCACTGGGTCGGTACCATCGAACCCGAGAGCGACGAGATCAACGGCCCCGACGGGAACGACGGCACCTCGATGTCGCTGCTGAAGGCGTGGTCTCCGTACGTCGTCCTCGTCGCCTTGCTCGTGATCACCCGCGTCTGGGAGCCGATCACCGCGTTCCTCAGCGACCCGAACGTCGGCGTGGACGTCGTCACGCCCGTCGGCGAGTTCACGCTCGGGATCATCCTCGCGTGGAACGACATCCTCGGACAGGGGCTCGGGTCGGAGATCGCCTGGGTCAACGTCCCCGGCTTCTGGCTCGTCCTGAGCGCGCTCGTCGCGATTCCGCTGTTCGGGATGACCGGACGACAGGTCCGAGACGCCTGGGTCGAAGCCGGCGAAAAGCTCGTCTCGCCGTTCATCGCGCTCGTGTTCGTCATCGCGATGGTGCAGGTGATGCTCCTCTCCGGCGACGCGCCGGGCGCGTCGTTCGACCGGAGCATGATCGAGTTGCTCGCGGTCACCACCGCGAACGTCGTCGGCCCGGCGTACCCGTTCATCGCGGCGCTCATCGGCGGACTCGGCGCGGCGATGGCCGGCTCGAACACCGTCTCGAACATCACCTTCGGCGGCTTCCAATTCACCGCCGCCCACGAACTCGGCCTCCCGAGCCAGATCATGGTCGGCACGCAGGCCGTCGGCGGCGCGGTCGGCAACCTCGTGGCGATTCACAACGTCGTCGCGGCGCTGGCGACCGTCGGCCTCGTCGGCCAGGAGGGGCGGGTCATCCGACTGAACCTGATCCCGCTGCTGTACTACGCGGCGCTCGTCGGACTGCTCGCCATGCTGTTCGTGTACGTCATGCCCGACGTGCTGCCGGCGGTGTTCGACGTCTACTGA
- a CDS encoding DUF5518 domain-containing protein, translated as MVPDASSPTRADDATSGNGSSTAFNALIGGIAGVILSFIPLSTILGGAIAGYLESGGSEDGLKVGAIAGLVMLIPFVFFGFFLLFILGVAGTPAAFGLLGLLALFFAALYTVGLGALGGVLGVYLKDEL; from the coding sequence ATGGTTCCCGACGCCTCCTCGCCCACGAGGGCCGACGATGCGACCTCCGGAAACGGCTCTAGCACCGCCTTCAACGCGCTCATCGGCGGTATCGCCGGCGTGATCCTCTCGTTCATCCCGCTGTCGACGATTCTCGGCGGTGCGATCGCCGGCTATCTCGAGAGCGGCGGTTCCGAAGACGGGCTGAAAGTCGGCGCGATCGCCGGGCTCGTCATGCTAATTCCGTTCGTCTTCTTCGGGTTCTTCCTGTTGTTCATCCTCGGCGTCGCCGGAACTCCGGCCGCGTTTGGCCTGCTGGGGCTCTTGGCGCTGTTCTTCGCAGCGCTCTACACCGTCGGGCTGGGTGCTCTCGGCGGCGTTCTCGGCGTTTATCTCAAAGACGAACTCTGA